In Citrus sinensis cultivar Valencia sweet orange chromosome 3, DVS_A1.0, whole genome shotgun sequence, the sequence AAGCCTTATCCTATATCACAAACTTCTAAAGTCAAAACAACATTTATACAACCAACAGACGAAGTTGTAATAGGTCTAGGTTACAGTAACAAAACTGCTAGGATTTAGCggataataattaacaaaaggCCATGTCTCATGTCCCGTGAGTATTGGAGTATCCTATATAGagtacaaaatttttgttcaCAAACTATGCTACCTCAGAATTTGAGACATTGACTGATGATCTTCTTCTGCTTGGGCTTCTAAGGTCTTGGCCCTTCTTCAAACAGCGTCCAGACGGAATAAACGGTGGTGATTTGGGAGGTGGCCTTGGTGATTGAGAAGTTGATGATCGCAGTGATTGAGATGTTGATGTTCTTGGTGATCGTGCTTTTGGTGCTGCTCTTCCTGATCTCATTTTTGTTGTCCCTATATGCATACGCAATAAAATTCTCTAGTCACATTAGGAGTTTcgaatgaaatttggcaaaagTGAGTGGTAACCACTGCGCTTTCAGAAATTATTAGAACTGAAATTCTATGCAGAATGGATTCATGAAATGCTAACTCACCTGGACCTTTTTTGACCTTGACACCAGTGGATTGCTTGATCTTGCCCGAATTCTTGGAACAAACTGATCTTGTATCAACATTACAGATATTTTTCTCCGGCATATTGTCAGAACAGGCAGATTTAGTGTCAGTATTGTAGATGTTATTCTCTGAAACCACAAGTTTAGTATCAGAATTAGAAATATTCTTCTCTGGAACCTCGGATTTAACTTCTGAATTAGAAATACTGTTCTCCGGAACCGCTGGTTTAGTATCAGAACTGGAAACATTCTTCTCCAGAGCCATGGATTGAATCAACCTTGAAACACTACCCTGCATTTTCTTGTTCGGGGACTCGGATCTTACTGACCTtgtatcaaaatttgaaactttCTTGCCAAAAGCCTCAGAATAAACTGATCTCATATCAAAAGTAACAGATTTCACGTCAGAGCAAACTGATCTTGTCTCGGTCACTGGTACCATTCCCTCATCTCCTGCGGAAAAAACCTCATCCTTACAAGTTGAGGCTACATCACTACCTAACTCCCAATGCTTACCTTTATTACTCGAATTAGCCTTCTCTTTTTCAGCTATTTTATAtgcaaacatttgaaatggaATTTGTGATACTGGCGCTACATCAGGGCAGCCCTCTCCTACAAATTTCCTTACAAATCCTGCCTCTATGTCGCAGTAATCTGCTAGCGGTGATTGAAACTCGGACCGTGCGATGTCAGGGTTATTTGCCATGAACTTCTTGATGTAACGTAAAATTCGACAAATGGACGAGAAACTTGGACGCTGAGATGGATTTGTGTGCCAACATTTTTTGGTTAAGTTCACGAGGTATTTCGGAGAACCTGATGGGAAGAGAGGCCTCTCCCCTGCTCTTATATTTTTGGTCATCTTGTCTCCTTGAAGATGCCCATCTTCAAAAGGAACTTTCCCAGTTAAAAGCTCAAAGCAAAGCATTCCAAAGCTGTAGACATCTGCCTTCTCTGAGCACTTGGAAGTAGAAGTACTTCCAGTCCCTTCTTGCTCCGCCAGAACTTCCGGGGCATACCATATATAAGGGTTTGGCGCAGTCTGGTTTTGTGGTGATGCTGGTGGTGTGTTTCGAGATGCGTAAGTTCTGGCAGTGGATAAACCAAACCCAGAAACTTTTACATGAAAATAGCCTTCCATACTCCTGCCCTTGAGGTAAATATTTGAAGGGTTCAATTCTCCGTGATAGATCTTTTGTGCATGGAGAAATTCCATACCTCTTGCAATCTGAAGCATGATATCAACAACAACAGGTAGAGAGAATGAATTCCGCCTTCTTGAACCAAATGTCTCCCTCATGTAGCAGGACAAATCCTTGCTCATTAACTCCATTACGAGaaaaaattcctttttctCCTCATCACAAAATCCACATAGGTATTGCACTATGTTGGGGTGTGAAAGGGAGAGCATAGTCGAAATCTCGGCATTTAGCGATTCCAGTTCCCCGTAGAAATGCCTCAGGACAAAGCTATCTCCTAACCATTGAATTTCCTTAAACTGGCTGCTTGCACCTAATCTTCTTCTCACCTGGTAATCCTTACCTCCTAACAAAATTGAACTAGGAAAAAGTTTAACGTTACTTGGATCGGTACCATTGAGTTTCTTGAGCAGCATGTCTACAAGCCGCTGCTCGTTCTTTGTCAAAACAACAGATCCTAatcttttcttctccttcaGTGCGTCAATAAGAAGCCATTTATCTTCCTTATAAGCACTCTCAAACTCATTACAGACTTCTCGAGGGATCAAATACTCCTTCCCAAATCTCAATTGGAAAAGTTTAGGGTCATTCCATTCCCTGTCATATTTTCTTGCAAATGCTACTCTCCTTCTTTGCATCTCATCTGGGTCAAGCCCTGAGATTTCACCAGCAGCCTCAATGGCCTCAATCACAGCGGGGAAGTAGCAAAGCAAATTGTGAATATGAAATTCAACACAATCTTTGTTTTGATGGAGACTAATTGCTTTACCCCACCAATCTTTATAATCCAAGCATTGCTTAACATAATGCTCTCCTTCTCTAAAGACCTTCTGAAGCTCTCTCAAAGGTTGTTCAAGAGCTTTCCACTTTGTGTTCTTCTCTTCCGATTTTAAGAAAAGCCTGATTTCCTCAGCAACTGTGGAAAAGGCTAAAGTAAAGATGTCAAGAAGCAAACAACACTGTCGCTGATTGATTTGAATATCATCTTTCAACACCATGAGAGCCTTTAAACTTCCCAGAACCTCGCCCACCTGCCTGAATTGCTCCATACGAGGCCTAATCCACGATATGGGTATCCCGGAAAACACACCAGGTGCTCtccaattaaaaattcaataccAAATTCAAGCAACAGATCTTTTCAATCTAATCTACAGTTCTAAATTCAACGGCAATTAACATGCAGGACCtgcaacaaaacaaaaacaacgCAATGATACTTCAGCAGATATCAAAATCAGGAGATCagatgaaaaaagaaataaagtgaataaattgaagcgagTTAAAGGTGATCAAAACCTTTAATCGAAATTTTTGATTCTAAAAGAGCATCCAACAAACACAGCCTGATTCCAATCAAACTCTTCTGAGCCCAAACCAAATCCAGATGAATTCTACCTAATCTGGAAAATGAACTAAAGCAATCCATATCCATttggtatttaaaaataaataaaggaacaacagaaaaataaaatttcaaagcagaagagaaaaagaagaacacaAACCTTTTAATGAAATTGGGAGCATGTCCAAAAGGGTACCTGAGACTGAAACTGAAACCGAAACAATACAAAACACCTGGCGAAGTATCTGGTGGCTCAGGTTTtgctaaaattgaaaaatgaaaaaatagcTTTGACCAACAATCGAGCAAAACAAGAGAAACGGAACTTCCAATAACACCTGTGTTTTGTTATGTTATGTAACAGACTTTCTATGTCTGTTTTGTTTTCTGGAGGCAATCAACTTACAAAGCCACGATCATTTCTTCTCTCCTTcctgtttttatttaaataaaaaattgaaattatagaGTCGTGGCCGTTGAACAGGTCCGATTTCTTTGGCGTCACGTAAAAATGTCTTCCCGCGGGTTTcgtcttatttttatttatttattctttttatttttgaaaagccGTTGAGCTCTTTCAACGCTTTAACGGCGTCGCTTTTACAAGTGTAGTACGTTTgttaaattcttttcaaagGAACGGCATTTGTTACCATTAATTCAATTACTTTTAGAGTAATTCTAACTTCATAGTTAATGTATTTGTTCGTTAATGTGAAACGTCAgtatgttttcaattttagcaAATACAATTTGTTCACATTAGATttcttaaactttttttttttttgggtcatttAGTGGGATCCAGCTATGGTGCCACAGTTGTATGGTACCACAGCTGGATCCAACTATTGGATCTAGCTCTGGTGACAACTGTGGGCTAGATCCAATGGTTGGATCCATCTGTGGTACCATACAACAGTGGTACCACAGATTTGTCCCATTTAGTGACCGAGTCTGGCAGtattaaattcatttgatCGGCAATTATTCTTTACAAGGTTGGCAATCGAGCAAAGTGATACCACGTGGCAGAATACGGAAGGATTTAGACCCAAATAACTTATTTTCGGATAACTATTGGTTGTTTGAAAGGCTTAGGCTTTCATgtagatttaaaataaaatttatttaatcagcctttttattaatagactttatttaaatagagtttttattaaaaatattttagttatttggttattaatgaaattttttattaaatattataaaattattttaatagataaatttctaaaagttgTGTTATtagaagaataaaataaaattataaaataaattaagggcatttt encodes:
- the LOC102621672 gene encoding uncharacterized protein LOC102621672, yielding MEQFRQVGEVLGSLKALMVLKDDIQINQRQCCLLLDIFTLAFSTVAEEIRLFLKSEEKNTKWKALEQPLRELQKVFREGEHYVKQCLDYKDWWGKAISLHQNKDCVEFHIHNLLCYFPAVIEAIEAAGEISGLDPDEMQRRRVAFARKYDREWNDPKLFQLRFGKEYLIPREVCNEFESAYKEDKWLLIDALKEKKRLGSVVLTKNEQRLVDMLLKKLNGTDPSNVKLFPSSILLGGKDYQVRRRLGASSQFKEIQWLGDSFVLRHFYGELESLNAEISTMLSLSHPNIVQYLCGFCDEEKKEFFLVMELMSKDLSCYMRETFGSRRRNSFSLPVVVDIMLQIARGMEFLHAQKIYHGELNPSNIYLKGRSMEGYFHVKVSGFGLSTARTYASRNTPPASPQNQTAPNPYIWYAPEVLAEQEGTGSTSTSKCSEKADVYSFGMLCFELLTGKVPFEDGHLQGDKMTKNIRAGERPLFPSGSPKYLVNLTKKCWHTNPSQRPSFSSICRILRYIKKFMANNPDIARSEFQSPLADYCDIEAGFVRKFVGEGCPDVAPVSQIPFQMFAYKIAEKEKANSSNKGKHWELGSDVASTCKDEVFSAGDEGMVPVTETRSVCSDVKSVTFDMRSVYSEAFGKKVSNFDTRSVRSESPNKKMQGSVSRLIQSMALEKNVSSSDTKPAVPENSISNSEVKSEVPEKNISNSDTKLVVSENNIYNTDTKSACSDNMPEKNICNVDTRSVCSKNSGKIKQSTGVKVKKGPGTTKMRSGRAAPKARSPRTSTSQSLRSSTSQSPRPPPKSPPFIPSGRCLKKGQDLRSPSRRRSSVNVSNSEVA